The Lactuca sativa cultivar Salinas chromosome 2, Lsat_Salinas_v11, whole genome shotgun sequence genome includes a window with the following:
- the LOC128132367 gene encoding probable serine/threonine-protein kinase PBL22, with protein MSSSRVNLEKYRIPLAEIIQATKHFSSETLVGDGGFTMVYRGQLSNHWENQQVAIKQLNVEGSQGNNKEFHNEVKLVSSFNHPNIILFVGYCDDANEKIIVCKYATNRSLDYHLNDPDRRSRLTWEQRLKICLGAARGVNYLHSGLGKHCRVIHTDFKSENVLLDENMEAKIGDFGLSRFCPRNQQDTHVRTRPCGTRCYIDPVNNERGRLSKECDIYSFGVVMFEVSSGMMAYKLRPLKDTNELFLIDIVRSYYDDHGLVNGLDRLKDPTIKDQIDMRYFHKFNEIAHECINMDRKKRPTMDKIIKAIEEALDFQKNYYIYLFQSK; from the coding sequence atgtCCTCCTCAAGGGTAAACCTAGAAAAATATCGAATTCCACTAGCGGAGATCATTCAAGCCACAAAACACTTCAGTTCAGAAACTCTGGTCGGAGATGGTGGATTTACTATGGTCTACAGAGGACAACTCTCTAACCACTGGGAAAACCAGCAAGTAGCTATCAAACAACTTAATGTTGAAGGTTCTCAAGGAAATAATAAAGAGTTCCATAATGAAGTCAAGTTGGTTTCAAGTTTCAACCATCCAAACATTATCCTGTTTGTTGGCTACTGTGACGATGCAAATGAGAAAATTATAGTTTGCAAGTATGCTACTAACAGAAGCCTTGATTATCACCTCAATGACCCAGATAGGAGGAGTCGCCTAACATGGGAACAACGCCTGAAGATATGCTTGGGGGCAGCAAGAGGAGTCAATTACCTTCATTCTGGTCTTGGGAAGCACTGCAGAGTAATTCATACAGATTTTAAAAGCGAAAATGTTTTGTTAGATGAAAATATGGAAGCCAAAATAGGTGATTTTGGTTTGTCAAGATTTTGTCCAAGAAATCAGCAAGATACCCATGTCCGTACAAGGCCTTGTGGTACAAGGTGTTACATTGATCCGGTTAACAACGAAAGAGGTAGGCTCTCTAAAGAGTGCGACATATACTCATTTGGAGTGGTAATGTTTGAAGTGTCGAGTGGGATGATGGCTTATAAGCTAAGGCCCTTAAAAGATACGAATGAACTGTTTCTAATCGACATAGTCCGAAGCTACTATGACGATCATGGACTCGTTAACGGACTTGACAGGTTAAAAGATCCCACTATCAAAGATCAGATTGATATGAGatattttcataaatttaacGAAATTGCACATGAGTGCATTAACATGGACAGAAAGAAACGCCCCACCATGG
- the LOC122196605 gene encoding secreted RxLR effector protein 161-like, with amino-acid sequence MKTLLAKFGMVGDSRVKVPMTFRTKLTPSLDKPTSDMTLYRQMIGSLMFQVNPREPHMTAVKSILHYLKRTTSLGIWYPSNSGFFVQVYSDVDLGRCGLDRKSTTGGCQFLDGKLVSRQSKKQTCVSLYTVKAKYIATASCTSQVVWIQSQLRDYGINMKRIPLYCAIDLS; translated from the exons ATGAAGACATTACTTGCGAAATTTGGAATGGTGGGAGATTCTAGGGTCAAGGTTCCAATGACATTCAGAACGAAGCTTACACCATCCTTGGACAAGCCAACATCTGATATGACTctttatcgacaaatgattggaTCTTTAAT GTTTCAGGtgaatccacgtgaaccacatATGACTGCAGTGAAGAGTATTCTTCATTACCTGAAAAGAACCACATCTCTCGGAATCTGGTACCCTTCTAACTCCGGATTCTTCGTACAAGTGTATTCTGATGTTGATCTTGGTAGATGCGGTCTTGATCGTAAAAGTACAACCGGAGGATGTCAGTTTCTGGATGGCAAACTAGTTAGtcggcaatctaagaaacaaacatgtgtctcCTTATACACTGTTAAAGCTAAGTATATCGCTACTGCATCATGTACTTCACAAGttgtttggattcaaagtcagcttAGAGATTACGGGATCAATATGAAGAGGATTCCATTATACTGTGCAAttgatttgtcataa